One segment of Prionailurus bengalensis isolate Pbe53 chromosome X, Fcat_Pben_1.1_paternal_pri, whole genome shotgun sequence DNA contains the following:
- the LOC122477378 gene encoding putative P2Y purinoceptor 10 yields MGSNSTSNAETDCNATNVTFQNSLYATTYILIFIPGLLANSAALWVLCRFISKKNKAIIFMINLSVADLAHVLSLPLRIYYYISHHWPFPKALCLLCFYLKYLNMYASICFLTCISLQRCFFLLQPFRARDWKRRYDVGISAAIWIIVGTACLPFPLLRSTYSSNNNQSCFADLGYKKMNTVALVGMITVAELAGFVFPVVIIAWCTWKTTISLRQPPMAFQGISERQKALRMVFMCAAVFFICFTPYHINFIFYTMVKETIISSCPIVQSTLYFHPFCLCLASLCCLLDPILYYFMASEFRDQLSRHGNSVTRSRLMSRESGSSMIS; encoded by the coding sequence ATGGGTAGCAACAGTACCAGCAATGCTGAGACTGACTGCAATGCTACTAATGTGACATTTCAGAACTCCCTTTATGCAACTACCTACATCCTCATATTCATCCCCGGTCTTTTGGCCAATAGTGCAGCCTTGTGGGTTCTGTGCCGCTTcatcagcaagaaaaataaagccatcaTTTTCATGATCAACCTCTCTGTGGCTGATCTTGCTCATGTGCTGTCCTTACCTCTCCGGATTTACTATTACATCAGTCACCACTGGCCCTTCCCGAAGGCCCTTTGCCTGCTGTGCTTCTACCTGAAGTATCTCAACATGTATGCCAGCATTTGTTTCCTGACGTGCATCAGCCTTCAGAgatgtttttttctcctccagCCCTTTAGGGCCAGAGACTGGAAGCGTAGGTATGATGTAGGCATCAGTGCTGCCATCTGGATCATCGTGGGAACAGCCTGCTTGCCATTTCCCCTTCTGAGAAGCACCTACTCATCCAACAACAATCAGTCCTGTTTTGCTGATCTTGGTTACAAGAAAATGAATACTGTGGCTTTGGTTGGAATGATTACAGTTGCTGAGCTGGCAGGATTTGTGTTCCCAGTAGTTATCATTGCATGGTGTACCTGGAAAACTACTATATCCTTGAGGCAGCCACCAATGGCTTTCCAAGGAATCAGTGAGAGGCAGAAAGCACTGCGGATGGTTTTTATGTGTGCTGCAGTTTTTTTCATCTGCTTCACTCCTTAtcatattaactttattttttacactatggtgaaggaaaccatcattAGCAGTTGTCCCATTGTCCAAAGCACACTGTATTTCCACCCCTTTTGTCTATGCCTTGCAAGTCTCTGTTGTCTTTTGGATCCCATTCTGTATTATTTCATGGCCTCAGAGTTTCGTGACCAACTATCTCGCCATGGCAACTCTGTGACCCGTTCCCGCCTTATGAGCAGGGAGAGTGGTTCATCAATGattagctaa